One Terriglobia bacterium genomic region harbors:
- a CDS encoding metallophosphatase family protein: MRILLLSDIHANSEALDACLAEAPEHDVVVNLGDVVGYGASPNEVIERSRTLGKIIVRGNHDKACSGISSMEDFNPIAGLAVIWTRTVLRKENLEWLRALPQGPAHIDGVNGVQLVHGSPHDEDEYLLLLPEALRSLDEAEPTLTFFGHTHVQGGFFASSDDSAAIRPVYNAHGASEKYLFQLRKNVRYMINPGSVGQPRDGDWRAAFALFDTDALTVTYYRVKYDVAAAQQRIIAADLPERLATRLAQGR; the protein is encoded by the coding sequence GTGCGGATTCTCCTGTTAAGCGACATCCACGCCAATTCGGAAGCTTTGGACGCCTGCTTGGCCGAGGCGCCGGAGCATGACGTCGTCGTCAACCTGGGCGACGTTGTCGGCTACGGCGCTAGTCCCAACGAGGTTATCGAGCGCTCGCGCACGCTGGGCAAGATCATCGTTCGCGGCAACCACGACAAGGCGTGTTCCGGCATCAGCAGCATGGAGGACTTCAACCCCATTGCCGGATTGGCCGTCATCTGGACGCGCACCGTCCTGCGCAAGGAAAACCTGGAGTGGCTGCGCGCCCTGCCGCAGGGCCCTGCGCACATTGACGGCGTCAACGGAGTGCAACTCGTGCACGGCTCGCCGCACGACGAAGACGAGTACCTGCTGTTGCTGCCCGAGGCCCTGCGCTCTCTCGATGAGGCCGAGCCTACGCTTACCTTCTTTGGCCACACCCACGTCCAGGGCGGGTTCTTCGCCAGCAGCGACGACTCCGCCGCCATCCGTCCGGTATATAACGCGCATGGCGCGTCGGAAAAATACCTCTTCCAGCTCCGCAAGAACGTGCGCTACATGATCAACCCCGGCTCGGTGGGACAGCCGCGCGATGGCGACTGGCGCGCCGCTTTCGCCCTGTTCGACACCGACGCGTTAACCGTGACTTACTACCGCGTGAAGTACGACGTTGCCGCGGCGCAGCAGAGAATCATCGCCGCCGACCTGCCCGAGCGCCTGGCCACAAGGCTGGCCCAGGGACGGTGA
- a CDS encoding ABC transporter ATP-binding protein: MPAVQDASLALAPGEVLGLVGESGSGKSATALAIMRLLPPQARIEGAIRYDGRDLLTASDNEMRDIRGARIAMIFQEPMTALNPVMRVGDQIAEAVLAHAGACSPSRPNKKLTKHEACTLAVDAMRHVRIPDPDRRSRDYPHQLSGGMRQRVMIAMAIVNRPQLLIADEPTTALDVTIQAQILDLLAELRRKFNLAMLFISHDLAVVSQVSDRVAVMYSGSIVELGPAREVLTSPAHPYTRGLLNSAPTLHTDRTRPLPTIEGSVPSLTSLPPGCAFEPRCGFRIADCARTVPPLLEIAPARLVRCPVVNKSEVRRLC; the protein is encoded by the coding sequence ATGCCTGCGGTGCAGGACGCCAGCCTCGCGCTCGCGCCTGGCGAAGTGCTGGGGCTGGTAGGAGAGTCAGGATCGGGAAAATCCGCCACCGCGCTGGCCATCATGCGCCTGCTGCCGCCGCAGGCGCGCATCGAGGGCGCAATTCGCTACGACGGACGCGACCTGCTCACCGCTTCCGACAACGAAATGCGCGACATCCGCGGCGCGCGCATCGCCATGATCTTCCAGGAGCCCATGACCGCGCTCAATCCGGTAATGCGCGTCGGCGACCAGATTGCGGAGGCGGTGCTCGCGCACGCTGGAGCGTGCTCGCCCTCGCGCCCGAACAAAAAGCTCACCAAGCACGAAGCTTGCACCCTGGCGGTCGACGCCATGCGTCACGTCCGCATTCCTGATCCCGACCGCCGTTCGCGCGACTATCCCCACCAGCTTTCCGGCGGCATGCGTCAGCGCGTGATGATTGCCATGGCTATTGTCAACCGCCCCCAACTGCTCATAGCCGACGAACCCACCACCGCGCTCGACGTTACCATCCAGGCGCAAATCCTTGACTTGCTCGCCGAACTCCGGCGCAAGTTCAATCTCGCGATGTTGTTCATCTCGCATGATCTGGCGGTCGTCTCGCAGGTGTCTGACCGGGTGGCCGTGATGTACTCCGGCAGCATCGTCGAACTCGGTCCGGCGCGCGAAGTCTTAACCTCGCCCGCGCACCCCTATACGCGCGGCCTGCTGAATTCCGCGCCGACCCTGCACACCGACCGCACGCGCCCGCTGCCGACCATCGAGGGCTCGGTGCCATCTTTGACGTCGCTGCCGCCGGGCTGCGCCTTCGAGCCGCGCTGCGGGTTTCGCATCGCCGATTGCGCGCGGACAGTCCCGCCGCTGCTTGAGATCGCTCCCGCTCGCCTGGTGCGCTGCCCGGTGGTCAACAAGTCAGAAGTAAGAAGGCTTTGTTGA
- a CDS encoding FAD-binding oxidoreductase has translation MTTRLNEKIDNLRARLKGNVVLPGDAGYDEARRIWNAMIDRRPAVIVQCAGADDVAQTIAFARDSGLEISVRGGGHNIAGYAVCDNGVMLDLSQMKNVHVKAEARRAYVEPGATLHDFDRAVQVHGLATPVGINSTTGIAGLTLGGGFGWLTRQYGMTIDNLVSADMITAGGDTVRASDNDNPDLFWAIRGGGGNFGVVTQFEFKLHTVGPEILAGLIVFPFDQAKQVLSQYRQFVKSAPVELNVWTVLRQAPPLPFLPENVHGKEVLVLAVFYSGEIAQGEKLIQPLRRFGDVLGEHVGAMPYTQWQQAFDPLLTPGARNYWKSHNFTELSDGALDTMIEYAGKLPSPQCEIFLGLIAGVANGVPSDATAYSSRDAKFVMNVHGRWENAAQDEKCIAWSRAFFKAAAPYASQGAYVNFMTEEESDRIASAYGGNYARLLQVKKRYDPENIFHLNQNIRGPEETIAAIGSKRRA, from the coding sequence ATGACGACGCGACTGAATGAGAAAATCGACAATCTGAGAGCCAGGCTGAAGGGCAACGTAGTGCTTCCTGGAGACGCGGGTTATGACGAGGCTCGCCGAATATGGAATGCCATGATTGACCGGCGTCCCGCTGTCATTGTGCAGTGCGCAGGCGCCGACGACGTTGCCCAGACGATCGCCTTTGCCCGCGACAGCGGGCTCGAGATATCGGTTCGCGGCGGAGGGCATAACATCGCCGGATATGCGGTGTGCGACAACGGCGTCATGCTCGACCTCTCCCAAATGAAGAATGTCCACGTGAAGGCCGAGGCAAGGCGTGCCTATGTCGAACCCGGCGCCACACTCCACGATTTTGATCGAGCGGTCCAGGTACATGGGCTCGCCACTCCGGTGGGCATCAATTCAACCACCGGGATTGCCGGCCTCACGCTGGGCGGTGGCTTCGGTTGGCTAACGCGTCAGTACGGCATGACCATCGACAATCTGGTCTCCGCCGACATGATCACGGCGGGTGGGGACACGGTGCGCGCCAGCGATAACGACAACCCCGACCTGTTCTGGGCGATTCGCGGCGGAGGCGGCAACTTCGGCGTGGTAACCCAGTTCGAATTCAAACTCCATACCGTGGGTCCCGAAATACTCGCCGGACTGATTGTTTTCCCCTTCGACCAGGCAAAACAGGTGCTGAGCCAATACCGTCAATTCGTGAAGTCAGCGCCGGTGGAGCTGAATGTGTGGACCGTGCTGCGCCAAGCGCCACCTTTGCCTTTCCTTCCCGAGAACGTGCACGGCAAGGAAGTTCTGGTGCTGGCTGTTTTTTACTCCGGCGAGATCGCCCAGGGTGAGAAGCTCATCCAACCCCTGCGCCGCTTCGGCGACGTTCTCGGCGAACACGTAGGCGCGATGCCGTACACCCAATGGCAGCAGGCCTTTGATCCCCTGCTCACACCCGGCGCGCGGAACTACTGGAAGTCGCACAATTTCACGGAACTGAGCGATGGCGCGCTGGACACCATGATCGAGTACGCAGGCAAGCTACCGTCTCCGCAGTGCGAAATCTTCCTGGGTCTGATCGCAGGGGTAGCCAACGGCGTGCCCTCCGATGCCACGGCGTATAGCAGCCGAGACGCGAAGTTTGTCATGAATGTGCATGGACGGTGGGAAAACGCAGCCCAGGATGAAAAGTGCATAGCGTGGTCGCGCGCTTTCTTCAAGGCTGCTGCGCCTTATGCGTCCCAGGGCGCCTACGTGAACTTCATGACCGAAGAGGAGAGTGACCGCATAGCGTCGGCCTACGGAGGTAACTACGCCCGCCTGCTGCAGGTGAAGAAGCGCTACGATCCGGAGAACATCTTCCATCTGAACCAGAACATACGTGGCCCTGAGGAGACGATTGCAGCAATCGGTTCGAAACGCAGGGCCTAG
- a CDS encoding VTT domain-containing protein encodes MHETVDFLIEHGYSLLFAWVLAEQLGLPIPSLPLLLAAGALAGAGKLGFGWTVALALAACIIADVLWYEIGRRRGGKILGLLCRIALEPESCVRRTEDAFQNHASRSLLIAKFVPGLNTVAPPMAGMTGMPLWRFLVFDALGALLWAGGATLLGYIFSGQLEYLALYLSRLGDVAVVLVALLLGAYILRKHLARRRFERELWMSRITPEELKAKLDSGEPVTIVDLRHPLDFLPYPQVLPGAIRLSPSDIEQRHNEIPRDREVILYCT; translated from the coding sequence ATGCACGAAACTGTTGATTTCCTAATCGAGCACGGTTACTCCCTGCTATTCGCCTGGGTTCTGGCGGAGCAGTTGGGCCTGCCGATCCCATCGCTGCCGTTACTGCTGGCAGCCGGCGCATTGGCCGGCGCAGGCAAGCTGGGTTTCGGCTGGACAGTGGCGCTGGCGCTGGCGGCTTGTATCATCGCCGACGTGCTATGGTACGAAATCGGCCGCCGCCGGGGCGGCAAGATCCTCGGCCTGCTCTGCCGCATCGCGCTGGAGCCGGAATCCTGCGTTCGGCGTACGGAAGACGCCTTTCAGAACCACGCTTCGCGCTCGCTGCTGATCGCCAAGTTTGTTCCCGGCCTGAACACCGTCGCACCGCCCATGGCGGGCATGACCGGAATGCCGCTGTGGCGCTTCCTGGTATTTGATGCCCTCGGCGCACTTCTCTGGGCAGGGGGAGCGACCCTGCTGGGGTACATATTCAGCGGCCAGTTGGAATATCTGGCGCTGTACCTGTCGCGGCTTGGGGATGTCGCGGTTGTCCTGGTGGCGCTTCTGCTGGGCGCCTACATCCTGCGTAAGCACCTGGCACGCCGGCGCTTTGAGCGCGAGCTGTGGATGTCGCGGATCACGCCGGAGGAATTGAAAGCCAAGCTGGACTCCGGAGAGCCGGTGACGATCGTGGATTTGCGCCATCCGCTGGATTTTCTGCCTTATCCGCAAGTGCTTCCGGGAGCGATTCGGCTGTCGCCGAGCGACATTGAGCAGCGCCACAACGAGATTCCGCGCGATCGCGAGGTCATCCTGTATTGCACTTGA
- a CDS encoding class I SAM-dependent methyltransferase: MNPGYQTDLAYIHGRAYSGFVREATPGLLTILHRNGIDRGLVVDLGCGPGLWAHLLTCHGYDALGIDISPAMVALARQSAPGARFHVGSFLKIKLPPCVAVTALGEVLNYTFDGDNNRQEMARFFRHVHDALRPGGVLIFDLAGPERELGRVPRRWTAGDDWAILLEVSRSPKELTRRMTVFRRIGERYRRSEEVHRLRLYPPRDILMDLRRAGFTARNIRGYGRSKFFRGLAGFVARRA; this comes from the coding sequence ATGAATCCTGGCTACCAGACCGATTTGGCGTACATCCATGGCCGCGCGTACAGCGGGTTCGTTCGCGAGGCCACGCCCGGCTTGCTAACCATCCTGCACCGGAACGGGATTGATCGCGGTCTGGTAGTGGACCTCGGCTGCGGTCCTGGACTGTGGGCGCACCTGCTCACGTGCCACGGCTACGACGCGCTGGGAATTGACATTTCGCCGGCCATGGTCGCGCTGGCCCGCCAATCGGCTCCGGGCGCGCGATTCCATGTGGGTTCGTTTCTGAAAATCAAACTCCCGCCGTGTGTGGCGGTCACCGCGCTTGGCGAAGTCCTCAATTACACCTTTGATGGCGATAACAACCGACAAGAAATGGCGCGGTTCTTCCGACACGTGCACGACGCGCTGCGCCCGGGCGGCGTGCTTATCTTCGATCTGGCCGGCCCGGAGCGAGAATTGGGGCGAGTGCCGCGCCGGTGGACTGCGGGCGACGACTGGGCAATTCTGCTTGAGGTAAGCCGCAGCCCAAAGGAGCTCACGCGCCGCATGACGGTTTTCCGCAGGATCGGCGAGAGGTACCGGCGCAGCGAAGAGGTACACCGGCTGCGGCTCTATCCCCCGCGCGACATTCTCATGGACTTACGGCGCGCGGGATTCACCGCACGGAACATCAGAGGCTATGGAAGGTCCAAATTCTTTCGCGGCTTAGCCGGATTTGTAGCGCGTCGCGCATGA
- the panB gene encoding 3-methyl-2-oxobutanoate hydroxymethyltransferase, whose translation MEVKVSVVPIGDSRQKITVLSLLDKKFRHEPITALTAYDYATARLVDEAGIDVILVGDSLAQVMLGYDNTLAVSMEEMLHHTRAARRGTKRALLVADMPFASYHLGADEALRNASRFVKEAGAEAVKIEGGEKRADIVRRIIDAEIPVMGHIGLTPQSVHAMGGYRVQGKTLNAIEQLMRDAVALDRAGVFSMVLEGIPREVAAMITAEVHTPTIGIGAGPDCDGQILVIHDMLGLNFGTPAKFVRQYADVGAVMRSAVESYKNDVIAGGYPNDEESYHLPKDTRAALETILERKRGMRSGD comes from the coding sequence CTGGAGGTCAAAGTGAGCGTCGTTCCCATTGGCGATTCCCGCCAGAAAATCACTGTCCTTTCTCTACTCGATAAGAAGTTTCGTCACGAGCCCATCACCGCGCTGACCGCCTACGACTACGCCACCGCGCGCCTGGTGGACGAGGCCGGCATTGACGTCATCCTGGTCGGCGATTCGCTTGCCCAGGTGATGCTCGGCTACGACAACACGCTGGCGGTGAGCATGGAGGAGATGCTGCACCACACGCGCGCTGCGCGACGCGGCACCAAGCGCGCGCTGCTGGTCGCTGACATGCCGTTCGCGTCGTATCACCTCGGCGCCGACGAGGCGTTGCGCAATGCTTCGCGGTTTGTGAAAGAAGCAGGCGCGGAGGCGGTGAAGATCGAAGGCGGCGAAAAGCGCGCCGACATCGTTCGCCGCATCATCGACGCCGAGATTCCGGTCATGGGGCACATCGGGCTGACGCCGCAGTCGGTGCACGCCATGGGCGGCTACAGGGTCCAGGGCAAAACCCTCAACGCGATCGAACAACTCATGCGCGATGCGGTGGCTTTGGATCGTGCCGGCGTGTTCTCCATGGTGCTGGAAGGCATTCCGCGCGAGGTGGCAGCGATGATCACCGCCGAGGTGCACACACCCACGATCGGCATCGGGGCCGGGCCGGATTGCGATGGGCAGATCCTCGTCATCCACGACATGCTGGGCCTGAATTTCGGCACGCCAGCAAAATTCGTGCGCCAGTACGCGGATGTTGGCGCAGTCATGCGCAGCGCGGTCGAGAGCTACAAGAATGATGTGATTGCGGGCGGCTATCCTAACGATGAGGAGTCGTACCATCTGCCCAAGGACACGCGCGCGGCGCTGGAGACGATTCTGGAGCGCAAGCGCGGGATGCGATCCGGAGATTGA
- the panC gene encoding pantoate--beta-alanine ligase produces MKIVHSPDGMHAACAQCKREGGRIGLVPTMGALHEGHLSLIRAARAQSDVVAVSIFVNPLQFGPNEDLAKYPRTLERDCQLLEVEKVDLLFAPSNQDMYPACATTFVTVEGLSEKLCGRSRPGHFRGVTTVVAKLFNIVEPDLAFFGQKDAAQVAIIRRMVRDLNFPVQIVVCPIVREQDGLALSSRNAYLDPQQRKQALVLNRSLMRVQTLADTGERSAAKLVEAGKQVIADEPGVRLDYFEIVHPDTLDPVADLSNGALVAVAAFVGATRLIDNVVLHGAGEA; encoded by the coding sequence ATGAAGATCGTTCACTCTCCTGACGGCATGCACGCTGCCTGCGCGCAATGCAAGCGCGAGGGCGGTCGCATCGGGCTGGTGCCCACCATGGGGGCGCTGCACGAAGGACACCTGTCCCTGATTCGCGCGGCGCGAGCGCAGTCGGATGTGGTTGCCGTATCCATCTTCGTCAATCCTCTTCAATTCGGACCCAACGAAGATCTCGCGAAATATCCGCGGACGTTGGAGCGCGATTGCCAGTTGCTGGAAGTAGAAAAGGTTGACCTGCTCTTCGCGCCCTCCAACCAAGACATGTATCCCGCGTGCGCGACCACCTTCGTGACCGTTGAAGGCTTGAGCGAGAAACTGTGCGGACGCTCGCGGCCGGGGCATTTCCGCGGCGTCACCACCGTGGTCGCCAAACTCTTCAACATCGTCGAGCCGGACCTCGCTTTTTTTGGCCAGAAAGACGCGGCGCAGGTCGCCATCATCCGCCGCATGGTGCGCGATCTGAACTTTCCGGTGCAGATTGTGGTCTGCCCCATTGTCCGTGAGCAAGACGGGCTGGCGTTGTCGTCGCGCAATGCCTACCTCGACCCGCAGCAACGCAAGCAGGCACTCGTGCTCAACCGCTCGCTCATGCGGGTGCAGACGCTGGCCGATACCGGCGAGCGTAGCGCGGCCAAGCTGGTTGAAGCCGGCAAGCAGGTGATCGCCGACGAGCCCGGCGTGCGGCTGGACTATTTTGAAATTGTTCACCCGGATACGCTCGATCCGGTTGCCGACCTTTCCAACGGCGCGCTGGTTGCGGTGGCGGCGTTCGTCGGCGCCACACGCCTGATTGACAATGTTGTGCTGCACGGCGCCGGGGAAGCCTGA
- a CDS encoding DNA-3-methyladenine glycosylase yields the protein MRDSEFDITLSRPLSRRFYDRDPRRVARELLGKVLVRKHGRKLLAGRIVEVEAYMGTNDPAAHAAAGPTPRNLVLFGPPGFTYVYMIYGNHFCLNVSCMSEGKAGSVLFRALEPAAGLAQMFAARRLPLPEDEPRIADLRLLTTGPGRLTQALGITRARDNAKDLTTFSDLTILDDGFRVRRVVTTPRTGITKAADAKLRYVIAGNPFVSGKSEVRSQK from the coding sequence ATGCGCGATTCGGAATTCGACATCACGCTCTCGCGCCCGCTCTCGCGCCGTTTCTACGACCGCGACCCGCGCCGCGTGGCTCGCGAACTGCTGGGCAAGGTTCTGGTCCGCAAGCATGGCCGCAAGCTGCTCGCAGGGCGCATCGTGGAAGTCGAAGCCTACATGGGCACCAACGATCCCGCTGCGCACGCTGCCGCCGGCCCCACCCCGCGCAACCTGGTGTTGTTCGGCCCGCCGGGTTTCACGTACGTCTATATGATCTACGGCAATCACTTTTGCCTGAACGTCTCCTGCATGTCGGAAGGCAAGGCGGGAAGCGTGCTGTTTCGCGCGCTGGAGCCGGCCGCAGGATTAGCGCAGATGTTCGCCGCGCGCCGGCTTCCGCTGCCCGAAGACGAACCGCGCATCGCCGATCTGCGCCTGCTTACCACCGGTCCGGGACGTCTGACGCAAGCGCTGGGAATCACGCGGGCGCGCGACAACGCCAAAGACCTGACCACGTTTTCCGATCTCACCATCCTCGATGACGGCTTTCGCGTGCGCCGTGTTGTGACCACGCCACGCACCGGAATCACCAAGGCCGCGGACGCGAAGCTGCGCTACGTGATTGCGGGCAATCCGTTTGTGTCTGGGAAGTCGGAAGTAAGAAGTCAGAAGTAA
- the bcp gene encoding thioredoxin-dependent thiol peroxidase, with translation MQVNDKAPEFTLPDQDEKSASLKQFRGKTVVLYFFPKANTPGUNLEASEFRDEYSKFKKSGAEVVAASPDSPRALKKFQQRFNLPFILLSDSDKKLAQAYGVLKEKNMYGRKVMGIERSTFVIGPDGKLLREFRGVKAAGHAAEVLATLKESAAD, from the coding sequence ATGCAAGTCAATGATAAAGCCCCCGAGTTCACTTTGCCCGACCAGGACGAAAAGAGCGCCTCCCTGAAGCAATTCCGAGGCAAAACCGTCGTCCTCTATTTCTTTCCCAAGGCGAACACGCCGGGTTGAAACCTAGAGGCGTCCGAGTTTCGCGACGAATACTCCAAGTTCAAAAAATCCGGCGCTGAGGTCGTGGCCGCCTCGCCCGACTCGCCGCGTGCGCTGAAGAAATTCCAACAGCGGTTCAACTTGCCGTTCATTCTGCTCTCCGACTCGGATAAGAAACTCGCCCAGGCCTACGGCGTGCTGAAAGAGAAAAACATGTACGGCAGGAAGGTGATGGGCATCGAGCGCAGCACATTTGTGATCGGCCCGGACGGCAAGCTGCTGCGCGAATTCCGCGGCGTGAAAGCTGCCGGCCACGCGGCAGAGGTGCTGGCCACGTTGAAGGAGTCCGCCGCTGATTAA
- a CDS encoding right-handed parallel beta-helix repeat-containing protein, whose protein sequence is MRRKTLCFAALILCFTSVLAAAAIIEVFPTGTAADFENVRAALASASPGDTVLLRAGTFNWSGNSAIVPPFVVPVGLPIPVSGITITGETAHNGTPLTIIAGPVGSDGFPDVIPGGPFNGGFINGPGVTGVTIRNLILRNFYQAIGLLQGPFGPDSYTAAYAPGADFSAGASDFVIENLRIENSTSGIAALGANNHLIVRNNTIQIVAKDGVSDVDSLAFIVNANAINTISAFPDIPDAPVGVVIEDNTVVGPGPYPQFLLLNGSPFWAFTVGIGIQGANGARVEGNTVSGFSSGLHLSAEGTVLIQHNSQSNGQSGMSLNDLSPASACIDPPAGAGGVPSSATNGAVVRNNRFTGNVHLPKPPESNYWLTNDGFGMLVSADNTQFVGNNVEGNEVAGIRLTQDSCLNPVRPNRTATGNLILGNHNVVMGTDYVLTHNTISGSKTSLQNVGEAIGDLPPDQRPPRKMQ, encoded by the coding sequence ATGCGTAGAAAGACTCTCTGCTTCGCTGCACTCATCCTCTGTTTCACATCCGTTCTGGCTGCCGCCGCTATTATCGAGGTGTTTCCGACGGGCACGGCCGCAGATTTTGAAAACGTGCGCGCAGCCCTGGCCAGCGCAAGTCCCGGCGATACGGTGCTGCTGCGCGCCGGCACATTCAATTGGTCGGGGAACAGCGCCATAGTGCCTCCCTTCGTGGTGCCGGTCGGGCTGCCAATCCCGGTTTCGGGGATCACCATCACCGGCGAGACGGCGCACAATGGCACACCGCTGACCATCATCGCAGGGCCTGTTGGTTCCGACGGATTTCCCGACGTTATTCCCGGGGGTCCATTTAACGGTGGCTTTATCAACGGCCCAGGTGTCACGGGAGTGACCATCCGCAACCTAATCCTCCGGAATTTTTATCAGGCGATTGGGCTGTTGCAGGGGCCATTCGGGCCGGACTCTTACACCGCCGCCTATGCGCCGGGAGCCGATTTTTCTGCCGGCGCCAGCGATTTCGTCATCGAGAATCTCCGCATCGAGAACTCGACCAGCGGCATCGCGGCTCTCGGGGCCAATAATCACCTCATCGTGCGCAACAACACGATTCAAATCGTGGCCAAGGATGGTGTGTCCGATGTAGATTCGCTCGCCTTCATAGTCAACGCCAACGCGATCAACACCATCTCAGCGTTTCCCGATATTCCAGATGCGCCGGTTGGCGTGGTCATCGAGGATAATACGGTGGTTGGTCCAGGGCCATACCCGCAGTTTCTGCTGCTGAATGGCTCGCCGTTTTGGGCATTTACCGTAGGCATCGGTATACAAGGCGCCAACGGAGCGCGGGTAGAAGGCAACACCGTTTCCGGTTTCAGTTCCGGCCTCCATCTATCTGCTGAGGGCACGGTGCTGATTCAGCACAATAGCCAATCGAATGGCCAGTCGGGGATGAGCCTGAATGACTTATCCCCTGCCTCCGCATGCATTGATCCTCCGGCGGGCGCTGGTGGCGTGCCATCTTCGGCGACTAACGGCGCCGTGGTCCGCAATAATCGTTTCACCGGCAACGTGCATCTGCCGAAGCCCCCGGAGAGCAACTACTGGCTCACCAACGATGGATTTGGAATGCTGGTCAGCGCCGACAACACCCAATTCGTGGGAAACAACGTGGAGGGGAATGAGGTCGCCGGTATCAGGCTGACGCAAGACTCCTGCCTGAATCCCGTGCGCCCCAATCGCACCGCCACCGGCAACTTGATTCTGGGCAATCACAATGTCGTGATGGGCACTGACTACGTGCTCACCCACAACACGATCTCGGGCTCGAAGACATCGCTGCAGAACGTAGGCGAGGCCATCGGCGACCTGCCGCCAGATCAGCGGCCGCCGCGGAAGATGCAGTAG
- a CDS encoding MBL fold metallo-hydrolase, whose product MRKLAWCIVLLAVVAAAQGPDFSKVQIKVTKVAGTVYMLEGAGGNIGVSVGEDGIVVVDDQFAPLAEKIQAALKGITDKPVRFVINTHWHFDHTGGNAYFQKQGPIIAQENVRERLKTGGHAAGMDIKPAPKEALPIITFNDRATVHLNGEDIRAIHFPHGHTDGDAVIFFPQSNVVHMGDDFVTYGFPFIDLESGGSVRGMIAACEKVMATVPADAKIIPGHGPLSTVADVKPFVAMLKDATARVEDGIKQGKTVEQLKQEKVLAGYESWGGPGKFITTDKFIETLYNDLKGNKTGEFVKHN is encoded by the coding sequence ATGCGGAAACTGGCGTGGTGCATAGTCCTGTTGGCGGTCGTTGCCGCCGCGCAGGGCCCGGATTTCAGCAAGGTCCAGATCAAGGTCACCAAAGTTGCCGGAACGGTGTACATGCTGGAAGGCGCTGGCGGGAATATCGGTGTCTCGGTCGGCGAAGATGGCATCGTGGTGGTGGACGATCAGTTCGCGCCACTGGCGGAGAAGATCCAGGCCGCGCTGAAGGGAATTACCGACAAACCGGTGCGCTTCGTCATCAACACGCACTGGCACTTCGACCACACCGGCGGCAATGCATATTTTCAGAAGCAGGGGCCGATTATCGCGCAGGAGAATGTGCGTGAGCGCCTGAAGACCGGCGGTCATGCGGCGGGCATGGACATCAAGCCGGCGCCCAAAGAAGCGCTGCCGATCATCACCTTCAACGACCGCGCCACCGTGCACTTGAACGGCGAGGACATCCGCGCCATCCACTTTCCGCACGGACACACCGACGGCGATGCGGTCATCTTCTTTCCGCAGTCCAACGTGGTGCACATGGGCGACGACTTTGTGACCTATGGCTTTCCGTTCATCGACTTGGAAAGCGGAGGCAGCGTGCGCGGCATGATCGCCGCGTGCGAGAAGGTGATGGCGACGGTTCCGGCGGACGCGAAGATCATTCCCGGACATGGGCCACTGTCGACGGTCGCGGACGTGAAGCCATTTGTCGCCATGCTGAAGGATGCGACGGCGCGCGTGGAAGACGGCATCAAGCAGGGCAAGACCGTGGAGCAGCTCAAGCAGGAGAAGGTGCTTGCGGGATACGAGAGCTGGGGTGGACCGGGAAAGTTTATTACCACCGACAAGTTCATCGAGACGCTGTACAACGACCTGAAGGGCAACAAGACGGGCGAGTTTGTGAAGCACAACTGA
- a CDS encoding GNAT family N-acetyltransferase, which produces MKHFELQPHLIGDALGLRPLRPEDWEGLFLAASDPMIWEQHPARDRYKEEIFKAFFQEALDSGGALVAIDRKTQRIIGSSRYFGYEPENSEIEIGWTFLARSYWGGKYNGEMKRLMLGHAFQSVDSVVFLVGPENVRSRRALEKIGAVLAGRRTRDLQGNAVEHVVYQIKKPMVTA; this is translated from the coding sequence ATGAAGCATTTTGAACTGCAACCCCACCTGATTGGCGATGCGCTTGGACTTCGGCCTCTTCGACCGGAAGATTGGGAGGGTTTGTTCCTGGCCGCTTCCGACCCGATGATATGGGAGCAGCACCCCGCCCGCGATCGCTACAAAGAAGAAATCTTCAAAGCGTTTTTTCAGGAGGCCTTGGACTCGGGTGGAGCACTGGTTGCCATCGACCGAAAGACGCAAAGGATCATCGGTTCGTCACGGTACTTTGGATATGAACCCGAGAACAGCGAAATCGAGATCGGCTGGACGTTTCTTGCCCGCTCCTATTGGGGAGGAAAATACAACGGGGAAATGAAACGGCTCATGTTGGGCCACGCGTTTCAATCTGTGGATAGCGTTGTATTCCTGGTGGGACCGGAGAATGTCCGGTCTCGCAGGGCCCTGGAAAAGATCGGCGCCGTTCTCGCCGGCCGGCGGACCAGGGACCTTCAGGGAAACGCGGTTGAACATGTGGTGTACCAAATCAAGAAACCCATGGTCACGGCCTGA